ACCGCGATAGTAAGGCAAATAAGGCTCAATCTCCTCCAAAATATCGTCCACCGTCACCTGCCGTCCTGCGGCCGTATCCCAGGTATCCGGGTTATGGCAGAACTGGCACTGCAGGGCGCAGCCCTGCATGAACAGGACAAACCGGATGCCGGGGCCGTCAACGGTGCCAAAGGTGTCTATCGAATGGATTCGTCCTTTCATGCCCGCCGCGCTCCTTTCTTGATCCTATTATTTATTGGCTGGACTAAATCTCTCCGTGGAAGGTGCGGTTGATCACATCGAGCTGCTGCTCTCTTGTCAGCTTGATAAAGTTGACTGCATAACCCGATACCCGGATCGTCAGCTGCGGATAATTCTCGGGATGCTCCATCGCGTCGAGCAGCTGCTCGCGGTTAAAGACGTTTACGTTCAGATGATGCCCGCCGCTTGCCGTATAGCCGTCAAGCAAGGCAGCCAGGTTGCTGAACCGGGCCGTTTCTTCTTTCCCGAGCGCCTTCGGAATAATCGAGAAAGTGTTCGATACGCCGTCCAGGCTATGCTCATAAGGAATCTTTGCTACCGAAGCGAGCGAAGCAAGCGCCCCCTTGCGGTCACGGCCGTGCATCGGATTCGCGCCAGGAGCGAATGGCTGGCCGGCTTTGCGGCCGTCCGGCGTGCTGCCGGTTTTTTTGCCGTACACGACGTTGGAAGTAATGGTCAGGACGGACATGGTAGGAATCGCGCCTCGGTAGGCCTTATGCTGGCGCAGCCGGTTCATAAAGCCTTCGGCAAGCTCTACGGCAAGCTGGTCGGCACGGTCGTCGTTATTGCCGTATTGCGGATATTCGCCTTCGATTTCGAAGTCGACCGCTATCCCCTTCTCGTTCCTGACCGGACGGACCTTCGCGTACCGGATCGCGCTCAAGCTGTCGGCCACCACGGACAGCCCGGCAATGCCGCAGGCCATCGTCCGGATAATGTCCCGGTCATGCAGCGCCATCTCAAGCCGTTCGTAACAGTATTTATCATGCATGTAATGAATGACGTTCAGCGTGTTCATATACAGCTTGGCAAGCCAATCCTGAATGACGCCGAATTTCTGCTTGACTACCTCGTAATCCAGCACTTCGGAGGTTATAGGCGCGATAGCCGGACCAATCCGTACGCCAAGCTTCTCGTCTACGCCGCCGTTAATCGCGTACAGCAGCGCCTTCGCCAGATTCGCCCTTGCCCCGAAAAACTGCATTTGCTTGCCGATCCGCATGGCGGATACGCAGCAGGCAATGCCGTAGTCGTCTCCGAAAAAGGGCCGCATCAGGTCATCATTCTCGTATTGAATCGAGCTGGTCTCCGCCGATACCTTGGCGCAATATTTCTTGAAGGGCTCGGGCAGCTTTGACGACCACAGGACGGTCAGGTTGGGCTCCGGCGCCGGTCCAAGCGTATAAAGGGTATGCAGGAAACGGAAGGAATTGCGCGTAACCCGCGTCGCCCCGTCTAAGCCCATGCCGCCAACCGATTCCGTCACCCAGGTCGGGTCGCCGCTGAACAGCTCATTGTAGTCGGGTGTACGCAGGAACTTCACGATCCTGAGCTTCATCACAAAATGGTCAACCAGCTCCTGTGCTTCCCGTTCCGTTAAGGTACCTTCCCTCAAATCCCGCTCGAAATAAATATCGAGAAAGCTGGATACGCGTCCCAGGCTCATTGCCGCTCCGTTCTGCTCTTTGATAGCGGCTAGATAGGCAAAATAGAGCCATTGCACCGCTTCCCGCGCGTTTGCCGCAGGAGCGGAGAGGTCAGAGCCGTACGCGGCAGCCATTGCCTTCAGCTCGCCAAGACTCCGAAGCTGCTCGGATAATTCCTCGCGAAGCCGGATAACCTCCTCCGTCACGGCGTCTACTTCCAGCTGCAGCAGCTCTTCTTTTTTCCCTTGAATCAGCCGGTCGACGCCATACAGAGCAACGCGCCGGTAATCCCCGATAATGCGGCCGCGGCCGTAAGCATCGGGCAAGCCCGTGATAATGCCTGCTTTTCTCGCAGCCCGCATATCGGTCGTATAAGCATCAAAAACTCCTTGATTATGCGTCTTGCGGATATCCGTAAACACCCGGAGCATCTCGGGATCAAGTTCATAGCCGTAAGCCTCGCAAGCATCGGCAGCCATTCGAATGCCGCCAAACGGCTGCACGGCCCGCTTCAGCGGCGCGTCGGTCTGCAGGCCAACGATCTTCTCCTTGCTTTTATCGATATAACCCGGCGCATGCGAGGTGATTGCGGATACGGTATGAACATCGATATCATGGACGCCGCCGCGCTCCCGTTCTTCCTTGAGCAGGCCGCTGACCTGCCTCCAAAGTGCATTCGTGTCTTCGGTTGCGGATGCGAGGAACTGTTCGTCGCCTTCATACGGTGTAAGGTTTTTCTCGATAAACGAATTGACATCAATTTGTTTCTTCCATTTTCCGTCAGCGAACCCCCGCCATGCATCTTTGCCGGCCGCCCCTCTTCTGACTTCGTTTTCCTTCATCGCCATCTTCAAGCACCTCCGTTTTCTATGTCTCCATGTTACGGTTTTCCGGTTGTTCCGGCTGTGACTTAGCTCACAATCCGAATCAAAAACCTGTTCATCGTTATGTCGCCTCTCCAGCCGGAATCGTCCGAATAAAGCGGTTGTCGATCCTGTTGCTCCGCAGCTCGGATTCCTTCAGCCTTAACCAATTGATTTGCCGCAGGAAGCCGGCAAGATCGGCTTGCCCAAGCTCCAGCTGCACTCGGATCAGCTCCTCGCAGGCCCGGTCGTATACGCCATGCAAAGGATAGATTCGGCCGCCAATCCACGGGATAGCCGCATCGTATCCTTCGCGCTTGCCGTCAGTTAGAAGATCGGCGGCTTCAGCCGAAGGATAAGGCATATGGCAGCCGATAATCCAGACATCCCGGTGCCTGGCGAGAGCAAGGCCGGCATGCATGCCGCTTAATACGCCCTGGTTCGAATAATAATCGCTGATAATGCGGATATCCCGGTCTACATGGCGGAGGAACAGCCGCGGCTCATTGGTCACGATCGTAATGTCATCGCAGTTGCTCCGCATTTCCTTGATCTGGCGCTCAATAACCGTCTGTCCGCCAACGATGCGGAATGCGCGTTTATCTGCTTTTCTTCCTTCATAAAGATCCCCTGCTAAGATCACACCGGACAGCACAACAATCCCTCCTTATCCAATCAGGAGAACAAATAGTCCATATCGGTCAAAATATCCTCGGCCAGCGGAAACAGCAGCTCCTCTTCCATCTGGAAATGAGCGGTCAGTATAAAGCAGCCCTGCGTGAGGCAGTCGCAGCCTCCCTTCATTTCCCGCTGCAGATCGGCGCCGCTTATCGGCTCCAGCCGCAAAGCATGGAGCAGGTTGCTGCTTGCCTGAACAAACGATTCAATATACTGGACGGCAAGCTCATGGTCTTTTTCCAGCACCCATAACGAAGGCATAATGGTTGGCTCAATCTTCTTGTGCGAATAATGCATCAGAATAGGGAACAGCTCCTCCTCTTCCCAAACGGAATGCCGCTTCAGCTCGCGCAGAAGCAACTCCGCTTCTTCCCGAAGTCCGATTAAGCCCTCTATCGTTACGTAACTGCTCATCCCCGCAGCATGATGAATGCTTTGCTGGCATAGAGCGCTGCACATCGCTTTTATTTGTTCATGGTCCGATTCCAATCTCATCGCCAGCCTTGCAAAGGAGCTTGGCCTCGCTGTATTAAACGGATCCAGTCTCATTCCAATCCCTCCCGTACCGCTTCCTTAAAAATGTTCATACCCCAGCCTACCATCTGCCGGTCATAGCCGGCTGTGACGCATATCACAGTTGGCCGGACGGACATGGAACGTTCAAATAAAAAAGGGGATGTCCCATTCGTCATTAATATGACGAATGGGACACCCCCCTTTGTTATTTTGGTTTGGGTTAAACAGCAGCCTGCGCATTTTAATGTTCTTCCAATCGCCATTGCTCAGGGATTCCGTGAATCAACGAGGTAAGGTTGGAATCCCTTCACAAAAGCGACCGCTAACGCTTCTCCAGAATCATTAAAATGCTCCGTTTGCCATTAACCTGTCAATGAAATGCTTTAAGGACATCAGCATGGAATATCACCGCCTCAAACAACATGCCAGGGAGCAGTTAAAGAGTGAAGATGGACATGCCTTGTCGGTTCGACGCATGCACGAACCAGAAAGTGTGTTTGGCCAAATCAAGAATAACCGGGGATTCCGCCGGTTCCTGCTTCGAGGCTTACCGAAAGTTAGCCTAGAGGTCGGGTGGCTTTCGCTTGCCCACAATTTGCTGAAGAAAGCTATAAAGGAGCAAAAACGAAAAATAGCGCTGCAGGGATAACTCTCTGCAGCGCTATTTTTATGAAAATTATTTCGTTATTTTACTAAGGCGAGCCGTTACTCTAGCGAGCGAACCCCTTTTGAGACGGCCTCTTCTTCCATTCGATTATTCAACAAACGTTACGCCTGGCGGAACGGTGATATCCGTTCGGATACGTCCGTCTGCCCCGCGCTCATGGCGGACATGAATGAGACCGCGAGGCGTCGGGTAGGTCCCTTCCGCCCAGTCCAGATCAGCCAGGTTTGGACGAATCCGGACTTTGCGGAAGCCCGGCTCCACAACCTGGATGCCCAGTACGTATTCGGACAGCCAGGCCGTTGGCCCGGATGCCCAGCCATGACAGAGACTGTGCCGGTACCCCTTGTAGCAGTAACCGCCGTAGCTGCCGTGCACATCGATTTTTCCCGGAGGCGTCAGCTCGTCGATTCTTGCCGCTCCCTCCATCCAAGCGATGTCGAAATCCTCCCAGAACGTGGTTGCCCCAAGCTCCAGCATGCCGCCCCAGAAGGACCGGATGCTGTCCAGACTACCCGCAATATCTCCCGCTTCCGCGCGGGCACGCAGCATGTAATAGCCGTAAAAGGTGGAGTATCCGCTTGGCGCGTCAGGCGCTATAACCTCGCGGTTGGCGACAGTCGGATCCATCAGTCCGGCAAGCGCCTGCAGGGCCGCTGCCTGCTTGCTGTCCGCATGATGCGGAATACGCTCGCGCAAACGCCCTTCAAGCTCTTCGCAAAGCCCGGCTGTCCCCTCCTCGCCAAATAACCGGCAAAGCCGGACTCCCGCCTGCATGCCAAGCACAAACAAAGCATGAACCCCTGCCGTTACGCCAGCCGGATTAGAGGAAGCCGGCCAATCCAGGAATGGGCGGTAAACGTTAATCGTGCCGTCCGGCTCCACCTTGCCGATCAGCTCACGAAGCAAGCCTGTTATGTAATCGCGCTGCTCGAGCAGATAAGCTTCATTCCCATGCTGCATATACCAGTCATGCTGAACGAGCAGCCACCAGATCGAATAAGTGGGCATGTCCATAAACATCGGCAGCGGAGACCGGTCGCGCTTGAAATCCATGCTTTGCGGGACAATCTCGTGCTCGCCGAATACGGCGCAAATCGTGGCTACTTCGGGATGCATATCCCCGGTCCACACCATCCGGTCCCGCTTGATGCCATCCCACAGATAGTCCTGCATGTTCAGATGAACGGTATAAGCGCCGGTCTCCCAAATTCGGTCCAGCAGCGGATCGCTGCATCGAAAGCTTCCTTTGTATTCGATATCCCGGTACAAAAATACAGCCTGAACGCTTTGCAGCTCGATCTCCCCTTCATCCAGCAGATCAAGGCGCGCAAAGCGGAAGCCCGTTGTCCCGAACTCGGCGCCGCCAAGCAGACCAACGTCGACAATACTGTCGCGGGATACATGGTCATTCGTCGCGTTGGTTGCTCCGCCAAGCTCGCTCATCGCTTCCATGGCCGATTCTCCAAGGCGCACGCGTATCTTCACGCTTCGCTTCGGCTCCGGGAAACGCCCTTCAACCACGGCAATCCGGATCCCGCCATGCAGCTCGGTTCCGAAGTCGAGCAAGATAGCAGGCGCCTCTCCCTTATGGCGAAGCAGACAGGCGTTTGGCGCTTCCTTGGTCACTTGGCCGCCGTTTCCCGCAAGCAAGCCCTCCGGGTTAATCACATCGGAAGTATTCCCCTTACCGGTATTCCAGACAAGACGCACCGGTTCCACATAAGCACGCGTACGCGGATCAATGGCAAGTCCTCTTGCCTGAAGTTCTTTTAGGCTCATCGCGTTAAACGCTCCTTCCGGATCGAATTTAGTGGTACCTTCTTAAACCGACTATACGTCTGCGTGCGCGGAGGAGACAATAGACTTTTTTCCGGGCGGTTATCCGATTTCCGCGCGAACACCTCCTGGCGGAAGACCGGGCTGCTCCTTCGGGGAGGAAAGAGGGCGCCTCCCGAGTGGAGGCACCCTCTTCTTTTTATTCCCCAACGCAACGGTCTTTCGCTGCCGATTCCCGGTATTGGCCGGGGGATAAACCAACGGTTTTCTTGAATACCCGTATGAAAGACGTCGGGTTGGCGTAACCCATCATTTCCGAAATATGCTGCACGGTGACGTCCGATTCGCGCAGCAGTCTTTTCGCGTGCTCAATCCGAAGTCCAATCAGAAAATCGCTGAAGTTCAGGCCAATGCTTTCCTTGAACAGCTGGCTCAAATATTTCGGACTGATCTGAAACCGGTCGCTAAGAAGCGTGAGGGATAGATTCGGATCCATGAAATGCTCGGCCACATAATCCCGAATCTCTCTCATCAGCGCATTATGGCGCCGGCTCTGGGAGAGTTCTTCGATATACTCCGATAGCTGGACCAGCGCGGCGGCAAAATCATGCTCAAGCTGCATTAGCGTATCCGACTGTTCCGCTGCCGCCGCAAGCCGCGGCTTGCTTTCCTGCAGCCACGGCTTCTTAACCTCCGGCAATGCACCGTCGAGCTCGTATTCCAAATGGAAAATAAAATAGTGCACGAGCCGGTCCACGTCATCCTTGCGAAGATGATGGACGGTCATTTCGTTAAACCATCTCCCGAACTCTTTCCGCCATTCGGGCTCCGACATGCGGAGCTGGCGGACGACCGTCCGGATCATCTCCAGATAATCAAACCATTCGCCGCCCGGCCTGCCCTTCACTTCCACGGCGTCAATGATTTGGTTTACGCCAACCGAAACCTTGCGGCTGACCGCCGTTTCGGCATCCTCGAAGGAGCGGGCGATCGATGCCTCGTCATCAGCCGGAGTACCCATCCCGATGGTAACCGTAAAATCGAGATGGCCCTCCACCCACGCGCGGATTTGCTCCGAGAGCTGCAGCAGCTGATGCTCCAATGCTCCGCTCTCCTCCGAGATCAGAAGGATAACGAGCTGGTTTTTCGCAATCCATTCGACGACTACTTTCAGTCCGCCCTGCTCGGCCGTTTCAACCGCTACGCTGCTTACGATAAACTTGAAGAGCGACTGATCGCCGGGACTATACTTCAAGCCAAATTGCACGTATTGGTCAAGCTCCAGAACCGCGACCATGAAATGGCCGGCAGACAGCCCAAAATGCTGCCATTCCTGCTCCCATGCGGTTTGGTCCTCCTTGTAATCCCCCTTCAGCAGCACTTGCAGAAATTGCTGCCTGCGGATAACCAAATGCTCCTGCTGCTGCTCCTGGAAGGCCATGTTGTTCGTAATAAGCCGTTCGATTGCCTGATCGATAAAGGAAAATTCATTCTCCTTCTCTTTCGGCTCAGAGGTTTTTATGATGGACGAGAATCGTTCGATGCGGTGCAAAATGGATTCGATCGGCTTATAATTGCGCCTTGTGACATAGAACATCGAGCCGATCGCCAGTACGATTGCGCTTAATCCGAGCAAAACCCACAACGTGCTGCCGTGGAACAGGAAATCGAGCAGCTGCCCGCCTCTGATGCTGATCCGGTACGTCCAGCCGGTATAGTCCGATACCACGTCGGCACTAAGCCTGCTTTTGGACGGCGCCGTATGTCCCGCGTTAAAGAATGAATTCCCCTTGGCATCGTACAGCTGCGCATCCGTAATCGTATGGTCAATCATCTGCCCGATATAGCTGTTCAGCGACGCGATCTTAACGTTAACCATCAAATACCCGAGACTGCCCGAATCGCGGGGGATCTTAAAGCCCAAGGAAGTCACGCGCAATTGAGATGGCGAGCCTTGGGCAACGCTTTCCCGAATCCGCGGAGAAGACCAAACCCCCGTATAAGCCAGATCAAGCGAGCTTTGCACAAAGCCGCGGTCCGGGAATTGATCAAGCGGCCGAATCGTGCTCTGGTCGAGTACCTTGCCGTCCTTGACCCTGTACAGGTAAACGGAATCGATGAGGCCGTAACGCACCATAAGGCTGCTGAGTTCATTCGATACCTCGTAATTAAGCGCCCGGTCCGCAGGCTCCTCAAGAAACCGGTCCAGGCTTCCGCCAGTCTCAATCATTTTCTGTGCATCAATCGATATATTTTTTAGCGAGCTGTCGACCATGTTCGTAACGTATTCGGCCGTCAATTTATTCGCTTGAATGGCGTTCCTGACGTTGAACTGATTAATAATCGAAAAGAAAATAAAGATCAGCACGCTGATCGTAATAAAAAGAATGGGAAGGTATGAAAAAAGCATCCGCATAATGTAGTTGTTGTTTATTTTCATACCTTCGCCTTCCTTCCTTTACTTCTTCATTTCCCGGTAAGCCGCGCGGCGCTCGTCTTGAATCGCCTGACCGCCAAGCTTCATGTATTCGGCAACACCGTCATCGAAGATTTTGTTGAATTGATCCGGCTTCGCCAGAATGCTTTTCACCACAATCTCATAAGCTTTCGCTTTCAGGGTTGTGCCGTATTTAATTTCGGCTTCAATCGGACGGTCGAAACGAGGCATGGTATAACCGTCTTTAAGCGCGTTTTGAATCGATTGCTTCGCGATTTCTTCATAGCCCGGGAACTGGTAGGCAGTCGCTTCGATATCCTTGTCGACGGAGCCGAAATCTTTACCGTTAGCGATAATGGCGATATCGCTGTTGTTATAGAAGGTTTTCTTCGCATCGTCTGTTGCAATGGCTTTCGGGAATCCGTTCTCCAGCGAATAGTGCTGGCCTTCGATACCGTTTTGCAGCGTGAACAAAACGTCCGACTGCGCCATCCAGTCCAAATATTTGATCGCTTCCGCCGCATGCTTGCTCGTCTTCGGAACCATGATGTGCATGCCGATCGGATCATAGATTGATTTAGGCGTTTTGCCTTCCGCATCCGTAAACGGATCAATCGCGATATATTCGGCGCCCGGCACGTTCTGCTTCAGCGTATCGAACACTTTGCCCGGTGCCATCAGATTCGTATGCGCAGCAAGTGCCGTAAACGCGCCAACATAACCGTTTGCTACGTCGCTCTCGAATTGCTTGCCGTCTTTATCCAGGGCGAAATCCGGATTGATGAGACCTTCCTGATAAAATTTATTCAAATATTGCATGCCTTCCTTGTAGCCCGGCTTCGTTATTTCCGGAATGTAGCTGGATGTGGTCAGGGAATAGAATTCTTCTTCCGCCATCTTTTTCACGAAAGAGTTAACGAGTACAAACGGCGTCGTGATCGCCGTGCTGTCGATCGCGCTGAAATCGTATGGAATGACTTTTCCGCCCGTTTGGCCTGGATCCTTCTCCTTAAACGCTTTCATCGTTTCGTAGAATTGTTCCGTTGTCGATGGAGCGGGCAGGCCTAGTTTGTCCAGCCAATCCTTGCGGATGTAAGTAGATTGGGTGAACTGCAGCGGTCTTTTTGCCGGTATCGTATATTGCTTGCCGTTAAACACCCCGTAATTCAATACATCATCGCCGAGAAACTTCTTCAGGTTTGGCGCGTTTCCGATTAGAGAGGTAAGGTCGGTCAAGCCGCCGTCCTTCACGTAATTGTAAATCGTATTCATATCGTAAGTAAACACAAGGTCCGGCGCATCGCCCGTCGCCATTAGCACGTTGAGCTTGTCGACTTCCTGGTTCCGGGGAACCGGAACAAATTCCAGCTTGATATTGTTCGGATCGCCGAAGTTCTTCTGAATCCATTGCGTCCAAAAGTTATCCGTAACGGGGCCGGCGCCAGCCGGCGCATTGCCGCGGTCGAACACTTCAATCTTCAGCGTCACTTTATCTTTCTTTGTGTTCGCTGTGCTCTCCGGCGACGTTGATCCCGAAGAATTGGATGAATTGTCATTCGAATTTCCGCATGCCGACAGTGCGCTTGCCAGCAGCACAACCGCTGCCGATGTTACAAACCATTTTTTTTGTTTTGCTTGCATGTACGAATCCCCTTTTCGAATAAGGTGCCTTGCTCTATGTTATCACCTCTGCCTGGCAGAGAGATTAACCAAAAATTATCCTTTTACAGCCCCGATCATAACGCCGGATACGAAGTACCGCTGCAGCCAAGGATAGACCACAAGAATAGGAAGCGTCGCGAACATAATGCTTGCCGCTTTAAGCCCTTCCGGTACAACCTCGGATGCAGCTGCGCCCTCCTGTGCGGTAAGGTCCGTGACCATACTGTTCATGACGACTTGATACAGCTTCAGCTGGATTGGGTACATCTCGGAGTTGCTGATATAAAAAAGAGCATCCATAAAGCCGTTCCAGCGGGATACGGCATAAAACAAGCTAAGCGTGGCTAGCACCGGAAGCGACAGCGGAAGCACAATCCGGAGCAAGGTGCCAATATGCGAGCTGCCGTCCAAATAAGCCGATTCTTCCAGGCTTGCAGGGATGCTGGTGAAGAAAGATCGTAGAATAATCAGGTTAAACGCGCTGATCATACCCGGCAGGATAAGCGAAAACATATTGTCCAATAGGCCAAGCTGCTTAACAAGCAGGTATTCCGGAATCAAGCCCCCGCTGAAAAACATCGTAAAGACGATGATCATCATAAAGACGGATCGCCCTTTTAATTGCGTCTTGGTGAGAGGGTATGCCGCGCATATACTCATGATCATGCTGACGGCCGTAAAAACCGTGGTCAAAATAATCGTTAATCCCATGGATTTTAGCATTCGGGCATCCTGGAACACGATCCGGTAAGACTCCCAATCCCATCCCCTCGGAAAGATCGTTACCCGGTCGGAGATAATCTCCTGCTTTGCGCTAAGCGATACCGCGATAATATGAAGGAACGGTATGAGACAAATAAGCATTGCCGCTCCAACGATGATCATAATGACGATATCCGATACTCGGATTCTTTTTAACTTCGCTTCGTTTATCATGCTGGTGCCTCCTACCATATTCCTTGCTCTCCGAATTTCTTGGCGATTGTATTCGATACGATAACGAAGATAAGCCCAACTAGCGCCTGGAATAAGCCCATTGCGGTCGCAAGCGAGAATTGCGCGGACTGCAGACCCGCTTTGTACACGAACGTACTGATGACCTCTGCATAATCCATAACAAGTGTGTTACCCATGACGAACGGACGTTCAAAACCAATCGTCATGATATGGCCAAGCTGCATGATCAGCATAACGACAATCGTAGGACGGATGCCCGGCAGCGTAATATGCCACATTTTTTTGAGCCGACCCGCGCCGTCAACGTCTGCTGCTTCATACAAATCCCGGTTAATGCCCGTCAGAGCCGCCAAATAAATGATCGTTCCCCAGCCAGCGCTTTGCCAGATGCCGGTACCGAGGTACACCATCAGCCAGTGGTTTTTCTCCGTCAGGAACGGAATCGCGTCAAAACCAAGCGAAGTGACTACGTTGTTAACTAGGCCGCCTTTGTTGGAGAACATTTGATACACCAGACCGCCTATAATAATCCAAGAAATAAAATGAGGAAGATACAGAAGCGTTTGCGCAGTCTTCTTAAACCAGACTGCCCGCAGCTCGTTAAGGAGAAGGGCGAGCAGGATCGGTGCCGGAAACGAGAATACGAGATCCAGAAAGTTCAGCAGCAGCGTATTGCGAACGACATCGTAGAACTGGCTCATCTTGAACAGCTCCTGGAAGTTTTCGAAGCCAATCCAAGGGCTGCCCGTCACGCCTTTAAAAATGCTGTAGTCCTGAAACGCGATCGCGGCGCCGTACATCGGGACATACTTGAAAAGAATGAAATAAGCGATTGGAAGTATAAGCAGCAGATACAGCTGGTAGTCCTTCCATACTCCTGTTGCCTGCCGGCGTTTGATCGCTGGCTTTGGCGTGCCGGGCGATTGCGTTGGTGCCAAGCTCCGATCCATGTGCATCCCTTCTCTCTATGTTGTGTTGTAATGTTGTGCCGAGTGTTGAGTGGCCTGTTACCTGATTAGCTAGCGTTACGGTCCAGGCCGGCTAACCACACTATACGAGGACGGTGAGTTAAGGCACAATAGACTCTTTTCCGGCTATTATCCGAATTCCGAATCCCTTGCCGGGACTGGGTTTGCGGCATCTTGGAGTGAAGAGCTCGGAAACCGGTTCATAGACGGAAAACAGCTCATTCCCCGCAGGA
This region of Paenibacillus sp. JDR-2 genomic DNA includes:
- a CDS encoding carbohydrate ABC transporter permease, which translates into the protein MINEAKLKRIRVSDIVIMIIVGAAMLICLIPFLHIIAVSLSAKQEIISDRVTIFPRGWDWESYRIVFQDARMLKSMGLTIILTTVFTAVSMIMSICAAYPLTKTQLKGRSVFMMIIVFTMFFSGGLIPEYLLVKQLGLLDNMFSLILPGMISAFNLIILRSFFTSIPASLEESAYLDGSSHIGTLLRIVLPLSLPVLATLSLFYAVSRWNGFMDALFYISNSEMYPIQLKLYQVVMNSMVTDLTAQEGAAASEVVPEGLKAASIMFATLPILVVYPWLQRYFVSGVMIGAVKG
- a CDS encoding ABC transporter permease gives rise to the protein MDRSLAPTQSPGTPKPAIKRRQATGVWKDYQLYLLLILPIAYFILFKYVPMYGAAIAFQDYSIFKGVTGSPWIGFENFQELFKMSQFYDVVRNTLLLNFLDLVFSFPAPILLALLLNELRAVWFKKTAQTLLYLPHFISWIIIGGLVYQMFSNKGGLVNNVVTSLGFDAIPFLTEKNHWLMVYLGTGIWQSAGWGTIIYLAALTGINRDLYEAADVDGAGRLKKMWHITLPGIRPTIVVMLIMQLGHIMTIGFERPFVMGNTLVMDYAEVISTFVYKAGLQSAQFSLATAMGLFQALVGLIFVIVSNTIAKKFGEQGIW